Proteins from a single region of Amblyomma americanum isolate KBUSLIRL-KWMA chromosome 10, ASM5285725v1, whole genome shotgun sequence:
- the LOC144106332 gene encoding uncharacterized protein LOC144106332, with protein MSSQDTPKDALVTNKDGTEGASALSEETAAGLHDQQPPDGTDAGTNAAAPTMTPVAAPATAPDKTSKDGEHGSSPLLGTGLSDASLHSLGLTAGTTSSVQQQQSEPLPPPSVSSKLRPDLVTEASQTADSSTGTYRSLTLQYSPRKRRQPGSKSKQVSPTSSKPSFLDDSHVPFSPKSFDSQLGSPVYSGKAFSLTAVNRLSSTLPPTDAGTDEIPPPVPPKQAHSEGILKPSTPVGLAEKTRSLVMQVSSERLPIPPSQAQRSPRSLIPWIQATIKKVSSAVGSPRSLVPFGFFTASRQSPDQKSTASQSKFEETSQFDDVFPTPRLPWASLILTLLLLHAHWKFLHKHYPERCASVATIVDEGRWERVVLAAFHHANFNHLASNAVSFFFKGLILETALGATYFVAVVTIVTVMVGLINVCVLKIVYSATRVSCVATMCAYNLAGVIVALGILNQEHFGKATIHYSEREVNMRYDLPMPIDMFLLSVSSKWNLLPMVSGVLVGLLLAKTAMGKLVVGIPYPRRHLYLASAPKTPVTYLFVAAVATAHLYGPYAGTTAMNETKLAFRHPFWRPLVLSPLYVGNVYELAYVLLSLLAIGQKVEQHLGHYRFLVLAPALQLAVNTSRDGLKFVLWKHLLAFRTDLPPPAPHVGDCSCDLVGALLALKAVLHTVRPDAEYQIASQPIGVHFWPGMLFELMHLHYFAQAGSSFAHVPGVLFGLAVARFMRHRRGDGIPKATRSSTVPSDSQDYLDARRPSFD; from the exons ATGTCAAGTCAGGACACACCCAAGGACGCGCTGGTCACTAACAAGGATGGAACGGAAGGTGCGTCTGCCTTAAGCGAAGAGACCGCTGCGGGTCTTCACGACCAGCAGCCACCGGATGGAACAGATGCAGGCACCAACGCGGCGGCACCTACGATGACACCTGTAGCAGCACCTGCAACGGCACCCGACAAAACGAGTAAGGACGGTGAACACGGCAGCTCCCCCCTACTGGGAACCGGACTCTCCGACGCGTCGCTGCATTCCCTGGGTCTGACAGCAGGCACCACGTCctccgtgcagcagcagcagtccgAACCCCTTCCGCCACCTTCTGTCTCGTCAAAGTTGCGTCCAGACCTTGTTACGGAGGCGTCTCAGACGGCGGACTCTTCTACAGGCACCTACAGGTCGCTTACCCTCCAGTACTCGCCGAGAAAAAGGCGCCAGCCAGGGTCGAAGTCAAAACAGGTGTCTCCGACAAGCTCCAAACCGAGTTTCCTTGACGACAGCCACGTTCCCTTCAGCCCGAAATCGTTCGATTCACAGCTCGGGTCTCCGGTCTATTCCGGAAAGGCGTTCTCTCTCACGGCAGTAAACCGATTATCGTCCACGTTGCCTCCCACAGATGCAGGCACGGACGAGATCCCGCCGCCAGTCCCGCCAAAGCAAGCGCACTCCGAAGGCATCCTCAAGCCGTCGACACCAGTTGGCTTGGCTGAGAAGACGCGGTCCCTAGTAATGCAAGTAAGCAGTGAGCGACTGCCCATACCGCCTTCTCAGGCTCAGCGGAGTCCCAGGTCCCTCATCCCTTGGATACAGGCTACCATCAAAAAAGTGTCGTCGGCAGTTGGAAGCCCTCGGTCTCTGGTTCCCTTCGGTTTCTTCACCGCTAGCCGTCAGTCACCCGATCAAAAATCCACCGCGAGCCAATCAAAATTCGAAGAGACCTCCCAGTTTGATGACGTCTTCCCGACTCCACGCCTACCGTGGGCCAGTCTGATTCTCACGTTGCTGCTCCTGCACGCCCACTGGAAATTCCTGCACAAGCACTACCCCGAGCGATGTGCCAGCGTTGCCACGATAGTAGACGAGGGGCGCTGGGAGCGCGTGGTGCTCGCCGCGTTCCACCACGCGAACTTTAACCACCTGGCTTCGAACGCCGTGTCATTCTTCTTCAAGGGGCTCATCTTAGAGACAGCCCTCGGTGCTACTTACTTTGTCGCCGTCGTGACTATCGTCACCGTCATGGTAGGCCTCATCAATGTCTGTGTGCTCAAAATTGTTTACAGCGCCACCCGCGTGTCCTGCGTGGCAACGATGTGCGCGTACAATTTAGCGGGCGTCATCGTGGCACTGGGAATTCTCAATCAAGAGCACTTCGGCAAGGCCACGATACACTACAGCGAACGCGAGGTGAACATGAGGTACGACCTTCCCATGCCGATAGACATGTTTCTCCTGTCGGTGTCTTCAAAGTGGAACTTACTGCCTATGGTCAGCGGAGTTCTGGTGGGCCTCCTGCTTGCCAAGACGGCGATGGGAAAGCTTGTCGTCGG CATTCCGTACCCCCGCCGCCACCTCTACCTCGCCTCGGCCCCCAAGACGCCCGTCACGTACCTCTTCGTTGCCGCCGTCGCCACTGCCCATCTGTACGGACCCTACGCCGGCACCACCGCCATGAACGAGACTAAGCTGGCCTTCAGGCATCCCTTCTGGCGGCCGCTCGTGCTTTCGCCGCTTTACGTGGGCAACGTCTACGAACTGGCCTACGTGCTCCTGTCGCTGTTGGCGATCGGCCAGAAGGTTGAACAACACCTGGGCCACTATCG GTTTCTGGTGCTGGCCCCAGCTCTACAGCTAGCCGTGAACACGAGCCGAGACGGCTTAAAATTCGTCCTCTGGAAGCACCTGCTCGCCTTCCGCACCGACCTGCCGCCTCCGGCTCCGCACGTGGGCGACTGCAGCTGCGATCTCGTCGGTGCCCTGCTCGCCCTGAAGGCCGTCCTGCACACCGTGCGACCCGATGCCGAGTACCAGATTGCTTCGCAGCCCATCGGAGTGCACTTCTGGCCGGGCATGCTGTTCGAGCTGATGCACTTGCACTACTTCGCGCAGGCCGGCTCCAGCTTCGCGCACGTACCCGGAGTTCTCTTTGGACTCGCCGTCGCACGCTTCATGCGACACCGTCGCGGGGACGGCATTCCTAAAGCGACGCGTAGTTCCACGGTCCCCAGCGACTCCCAAGATTATCTAGATGCAAGAAGGCCGAGCTTCGACTGA